A DNA window from Arachis duranensis cultivar V14167 chromosome 3, aradu.V14167.gnm2.J7QH, whole genome shotgun sequence contains the following coding sequences:
- the LOC107478979 gene encoding uncharacterized protein LOC107478979: MEGIANIRVYYNGEVISNTHEGVTFVCECPFSFAIPYTTSFVELQNGICVNIPSHISKKVSYILYRSPVQVFGGLIQFQIMAITDDASMQRMFCIYQQTRFQVPLIELYVEFEQHTGVDEFDEEVNINEFGDIGWEEDNDDSEEEFEANYEVDDENDDGDLAGNPAVPNEAHAVISQQSFGVPSFMRTLDLEAMHAPEFPEYANMGNAAAEDGEFSVGMEFGSRESVISAIKSYTISRGVDYTVYESEPQTFYAKCKGYGAGCDWLIRASLIRKKACWEIRRYNGKHTCTMGTISQDHAKLDSDTIADAIRPLVEADPSIKVKSIIAEVQSKFNYTISYRKAWLAKQKSVAKVFGGWEVSYQTLPVWLKAMTAKMPRSRVQIKTLPVYRESEEVQGVRVLQRVFWSFYPCIVAFRHCKPLVQVDGTHLRG, from the exons ATGGAAGGTATTGCAAATATACGAGTGTATTATAACGGTGAGGTTATATCGAACACACACGAAGGAGTGACTTTTGTTTGTGAATGTCCGTTTTCATTTGCTATTCCATATACCACGAGTTTTGTGGAGTTGCAAAATGGTATTTGTGTCAACATACCAAGTCACATTTCGAAAAAGGTGAGTTATATTTTGTACAGGAGTCCTGTACAAGTATTTGGTGGGCTGATACAGTTTCAAATAATGGCTATCACTGACGATGCAAGCATGCAGAGGATGTTCTGTATTTATCAACAAACCCGATTTCAGGTGCCGCTAATAGAGCTGTACGTTGAGTTTGAACAGCATACGGGGGTGGACGAGTTTGACGAGGAGGTCAACATTAACGAGTTTGGGGATATAGGCTGGGAGGAAGATAACGACGACAGTGAAGAGGAGTTCGAAGCCAACTATGAAGTCGATGACGAAAACGATGACGGAGATCTGGCAGGCAATCCGGCGGTGCCAAATGAAGCGCATGCTGTTATAAGCCAGCAGTCGTTTGGTGTTCCGTCTTTTATGCGGACTCTTGATCTCGAAGCCATGCATGCCCCAGAATTTCCTGAGTATGCGAATATGG GCAACGCTGCGGCCGAAGATGGTGAATTCAGTGTCGGAATGGAATTTGGCTCTAGAGAGTCGGTGATATCTGCAATCAAAAGCTACACTATCTCTAGAGGAGTTGATTACACTGTGTATGAGTCTGAGCCGCAGACATTCTATGCGAAATGCAAGGGTTATGGTGCCGGGTGCGATTGGCTTATCCGAGCTAGTTTGATTCGAAAGAAAGCTTGTTGGGAGATCAGGAGATACAATGGCAAACACACGTGCACCATGGGAACTATCTCGCAAGATCATGCCAAGTTGGACTCAGACACAATTGCAGATGCCATTAGGCCGTTGGTCGAAGCAGATCCGTCCATAAAGGTGAAGTCTATTATTGCAGAAGTTCAGTCAAAGTTCAACTACACTATCAGTTACCGCaaggcttggttggcaaagcagaaATCTGTCGCAAAAGTttttggtggttgggaggtttctTACCAGACTCTGCCAGTTTGGTTGAAAGCAATGACTGCAAAGATGCCAAGGTCTCGTGTTCAAATAAAGACGCTCCCTGTTTACCGTGAGAGTGAGGAGGTACAAGGTGTAAGAGTTCTTCAACGCGTTTTTTGGAGCTTCTATCCGTGTATAGTAGCATTCCGACACTGCAAGCCACTGGTGCAGGTTGATGGGACACACCT TCGAGGGTGA